From the genome of Pukyongia salina, one region includes:
- a CDS encoding autotransporter outer membrane beta-barrel domain-containing protein, translated as MQPGEDLIKLGMDIHTGNPGPNNIYFVILLKKLMKHLILSFFSIVFLLTSCSKEANKNVFTGGIVLTSPEEIAEFGANNYTKVEGSLSIIDADNANQITSLQPLQSLIEISGELKITCPYLESLNGLNNITTIGNLEIYECNSLSNLIGLSNLSFTNYLEISSNESLINLEGLQSLATVGIIRLSNNAALQNLIGLEGLTGVVGGNGIQGVDIFTNISLESLAGLNNLSTLKGKLTIWNNNSLASLSGLDNLRNVSAGVNIENNQNLTNLTGLDNLNSIGGRLIIEDNNSLYDLVGLESVSEILTGFIIRNNSSLESLNGLRNINIGTSHINIYNNPALIDFGMMQITSSTVSDIYIVNNPSLTSISGLGNISHANRSLEIRNNSSLTSLAGFGNLSSIEIQLLIVDNDNLTSIAALQNLSAAKNIRIGANPSLTSLTGLGNLINVERQFKIDNNSLLTDFCSLRQELIINLLFDYYTVTGNAHNPSIQDLINGNCSL; from the coding sequence ATGCAGCCTGGAGAAGACTTGATAAAATTGGGAATGGATATCCACACCGGTAACCCTGGACCAAATAATATTTATTTCGTAATATTATTAAAAAAATTAATGAAACATTTAATTCTATCATTCTTCTCGATTGTATTTCTGCTTACTTCATGTTCAAAAGAAGCCAATAAAAATGTGTTTACAGGTGGTATAGTTTTAACGTCACCAGAAGAAATCGCAGAATTTGGGGCCAATAATTATACAAAGGTTGAAGGTAGTCTCTCAATAATTGATGCCGATAATGCCAATCAGATCACGTCCCTTCAACCACTGCAATCTTTAATAGAGATTAGCGGAGAATTAAAAATCACCTGCCCGTATCTTGAATCTTTAAATGGCCTCAATAACATTACAACTATTGGCAATCTCGAGATCTATGAATGTAACTCACTAAGCAATTTGATCGGGCTAAGTAATCTTTCCTTCACAAATTATTTAGAAATTTCCAGTAACGAATCGTTAATCAACCTGGAAGGTTTACAGAGTTTAGCTACTGTCGGAATAATTCGATTGTCTAATAATGCCGCGCTTCAAAATCTAATTGGTTTGGAAGGGCTTACCGGTGTCGTGGGAGGCAATGGGATTCAGGGTGTTGATATTTTTACTAATATCTCACTAGAAAGTTTAGCCGGACTTAACAACTTATCCACTTTAAAGGGTAAATTAACAATATGGAATAATAATTCATTAGCTAGTTTATCTGGATTGGACAACCTGAGGAATGTGTCGGCTGGTGTAAATATTGAAAACAATCAAAATTTAACCAACTTAACCGGACTGGACAACCTTAACTCCATTGGCGGAAGATTAATAATCGAAGATAATAATTCGTTATACGATTTGGTAGGATTGGAGAGTGTTTCTGAAATTCTAACCGGTTTTATCATTAGAAATAACTCCTCGCTGGAAAGCCTTAACGGTCTTCGAAATATTAACATTGGTACATCGCACATAAATATCTATAACAACCCAGCACTTATAGATTTTGGAATGATGCAAATAACTTCCTCTACTGTGTCCGACATTTATATTGTAAATAACCCTTCGTTAACCAGTATATCCGGTTTAGGAAATATTTCGCATGCAAACAGGTCTTTGGAAATCCGAAATAATTCTAGCCTAACGAGTTTAGCAGGGTTTGGAAATCTATCCAGCATAGAAATACAACTTCTTATTGTAGACAATGATAACTTAACATCTATTGCCGCTCTACAAAATTTATCTGCGGCTAAAAATATACGAATTGGTGCTAATCCTTCATTAACCAGTCTTACGGGCCTAGGGAACCTAATTAATGTTGAGAGACAGTTCAAGATTGATAACAACTCGTTATTGACTGATTTTTGCAGCCTGAGGCAAGAATTGATCATAAATTTATTATTCGATTACTATACGGTTACCGGCAATGCCCATAATCCATCAATTCAGGATTTAATTAATGGAAACTGTAGTTTATAA
- a CDS encoding sigma 54-interacting transcriptional regulator, whose translation MNKQTVQNTPGQEFFNSDAFTQLFYRSPLPKCVLSAETKQFITVNKQYLKLTGFNEDELLGVDSRTIGLVGFDEADTTIAAATESSYEVAIPLVISTKNNEKRSVLVYIYEFDIGLSDESYIIASLVDLTERERIAKLFRQEKEFKEKVIESINDGMVITDLSGTCIDVNPALIGMTGFKREELVGTKAPFKYWPPEYHDEILSYFYKAREGKQNTFSVKIMRKDGERFPASVVTSRIRDKDGRLIAMLATIKNITEQVQVESMLRETAEKSYQRKKAILELASLVGSDYYESLKKITSLASRVLNVERVSVWKFNEGRSEIECEKLFNKSDSSFEKGAILKKEDNPAYFETLSRNKTINVSDAVNDPITKAFIKEYLTPNKITSLLDVFIQGQGEYYGIICFENVGSIREWSADEEEFATSVANLVSLMVQSRNRMIAEEKLQKLNVTLSNTVTELNELKNKLEHENVYLRKEIEMVFNFEEMVYGSDVFSKILNEVEQVAPTKATVLLLGETGTGKELLARAIHNLSDRKDFPLIKVNCAAIPQELIESELFGHKKGSFTGAIADKIGKIELADGGTLFLDEIGELPLTMQPKLLRFLQEGEIEKIGDPKVRKLDVRVIAATNKNLIKEVAKKRFREDLYFRLNVFPIVVPPLRKRKEDIPILIEHFVDKFSKIYRKKISFISDNSMREMQSYHWPGNIRELENLIERAVILSNSTTLKILEFETEASSGKRPVKHSNLSLNEAQRIHILNVLEKSNWKIDGPNGAAVMLDIKPSTLRDRMKKLKIQRPH comes from the coding sequence ATGAATAAACAAACCGTTCAAAATACCCCGGGGCAGGAATTTTTTAATAGTGATGCATTCACTCAACTCTTCTATAGGAGTCCGTTGCCTAAATGTGTGCTTTCGGCCGAAACAAAGCAATTTATCACCGTAAATAAACAATACCTCAAACTAACCGGGTTTAATGAGGACGAATTACTGGGTGTGGATTCCAGAACGATTGGACTAGTGGGTTTTGATGAGGCCGATACTACCATCGCAGCAGCAACGGAATCTTCGTACGAAGTGGCTATTCCACTTGTGATCTCTACTAAAAACAACGAAAAACGTTCGGTTTTGGTGTACATCTATGAGTTCGATATTGGATTAAGTGATGAATCCTATATCATAGCCTCTCTTGTCGACCTTACCGAGCGAGAACGTATAGCTAAACTTTTTAGACAGGAAAAAGAATTTAAGGAAAAGGTAATTGAATCGATCAACGATGGAATGGTTATTACGGATTTGTCTGGTACATGTATAGATGTGAATCCTGCACTCATTGGAATGACAGGCTTTAAGAGAGAAGAGCTAGTTGGTACAAAGGCGCCTTTTAAATATTGGCCACCCGAATATCACGACGAAATTCTATCTTATTTCTATAAGGCCAGAGAGGGGAAACAAAATACTTTTTCCGTAAAAATAATGCGTAAAGACGGCGAACGATTTCCAGCTTCGGTGGTTACATCCAGGATTAGAGACAAGGATGGTCGATTAATTGCTATGCTTGCGACTATAAAAAATATTACGGAACAGGTGCAGGTTGAGAGTATGCTCCGGGAAACTGCCGAAAAATCGTATCAACGTAAAAAAGCAATCCTCGAACTTGCGAGTTTAGTGGGGTCCGATTATTACGAATCCCTAAAAAAGATCACGTCACTTGCCTCCAGGGTACTTAATGTGGAGCGGGTGAGTGTATGGAAATTTAACGAGGGCCGTAGTGAGATCGAATGCGAAAAATTATTTAATAAAAGTGATAGTTCGTTCGAAAAAGGAGCCATTTTAAAAAAAGAAGATAACCCTGCTTATTTTGAAACACTTTCAAGAAATAAGACCATAAACGTATCAGATGCGGTAAACGACCCTATTACCAAGGCTTTTATAAAAGAATATTTAACACCGAATAAAATTACCTCCCTACTGGATGTCTTTATTCAGGGCCAGGGTGAATATTATGGGATAATTTGCTTTGAAAACGTTGGTTCAATACGGGAGTGGTCTGCAGATGAGGAAGAATTTGCCACTTCGGTAGCCAATCTGGTGTCTCTTATGGTTCAAAGCAGAAATAGGATGATTGCCGAAGAAAAATTACAAAAACTAAATGTAACCTTATCCAATACGGTGACCGAACTTAATGAACTGAAGAACAAACTCGAACATGAGAACGTATATCTTCGGAAAGAAATAGAGATGGTCTTCAATTTTGAAGAAATGGTGTACGGAAGCGATGTCTTTAGCAAGATATTAAACGAGGTGGAGCAGGTAGCGCCCACTAAAGCCACCGTTCTCTTACTTGGAGAAACCGGAACCGGAAAGGAACTACTGGCCAGAGCCATTCATAATTTAAGCGACCGGAAGGACTTTCCTCTCATTAAGGTTAATTGCGCCGCAATTCCGCAAGAACTTATCGAGAGCGAACTCTTTGGACATAAAAAAGGATCGTTTACAGGGGCAATAGCCGATAAGATAGGGAAGATAGAATTGGCAGATGGGGGTACTCTATTCCTTGATGAGATTGGCGAATTGCCATTGACCATGCAGCCTAAGCTTCTCAGGTTTCTCCAGGAAGGCGAGATCGAAAAGATTGGAGATCCAAAGGTGCGTAAGCTTGACGTACGTGTGATTGCGGCTACAAACAAGAACTTAATAAAGGAAGTGGCTAAGAAGCGATTTCGAGAAGACCTTTATTTTCGGTTAAATGTATTTCCTATTGTAGTCCCACCCTTACGGAAAAGAAAGGAAGATATCCCTATCCTGATTGAACACTTTGTAGATAAGTTCAGTAAGATCTACAGGAAGAAGATCAGTTTTATATCCGATAATTCGATGCGGGAAATGCAGAGTTACCACTGGCCCGGAAATATTCGTGAGCTGGAGAACTTGATCGAAAGAGCGGTTATTCTCTCTAACTCTACCACCTTAAAGATCCTCGAATTTGAAACAGAAGCATCAAGTGGAAAACGCCCTGTAAAGCACTCTAATTTATCCCTAAATGAAGCGCAGCGAATTCATATTTTAAATGTACTTGAAAAAAGTAATTGGAAAATTGATGGGCCTAATGGAGCAGCTGTTATGCTAGATATCAAGCCAAGTACGCTTCGCGATCGCATGAAAAAATTAAAGATTCAAAGGCCTCACTAG
- a CDS encoding DUF7793 family protein: MKGPIVVDNVKFWYTDGILFIEIINKDQSTRLSKLYLEKYLLAIEDLCEGKITPFCIDLRNAVGTYSIEAAKLFSNERTLKNIRIAEAFISHKIGIKLSINSFKRIYDAHIPYEIFDTKEQALAYCNSYVTNLPPRQT, encoded by the coding sequence ATGAAAGGTCCTATTGTGGTTGATAATGTTAAATTCTGGTATACCGACGGTATACTATTTATAGAAATTATCAATAAGGACCAATCTACCAGATTATCTAAACTGTATTTGGAAAAATATTTACTGGCGATTGAAGATTTGTGTGAAGGCAAGATCACCCCATTTTGCATAGACTTGAGAAATGCGGTTGGAACATATAGTATTGAAGCGGCAAAGTTGTTTTCAAATGAAAGAACATTAAAAAATATAAGAATTGCTGAAGCATTTATTTCACATAAGATTGGAATTAAACTGTCGATTAATTCATTTAAACGCATTTACGATGCCCATATCCCCTACGAAATATTCGACACCAAGGAACAGGCTCTAGCTTATTGTAATTCGTATGTAACTAATCTCCCCCCAAGACAAACCTGA
- a CDS encoding DoxX family membrane protein produces MRSRTSLYMALRIVLGLFLILYALNRFFHFLPSTYGTMPELTQDFLDSVAVYLPALYIFEIIIGLFLVFNKWTPFILIVLAPLSVAFLIFSIANGEFAKAWPAFVVGFINLVLVIRWWGLYRPLFK; encoded by the coding sequence ATGAGATCACGTACTTCTCTTTACATGGCCTTACGAATTGTTTTGGGCTTATTCTTAATTCTGTATGCCCTTAATCGATTCTTTCATTTTTTACCCTCCACCTATGGAACCATGCCCGAGCTAACCCAGGATTTCCTGGATTCGGTGGCAGTATATTTACCGGCGCTCTATATATTTGAGATCATCATTGGGCTATTTCTGGTCTTCAACAAATGGACACCTTTTATCCTGATAGTATTAGCGCCCTTATCGGTGGCCTTTCTCATCTTTAGCATTGCCAATGGAGAATTCGCCAAGGCCTGGCCCGCTTTTGTAGTTGGGTTTATCAACCTGGTGCTGGTGATACGTTGGTGGGGGTTGTATCGGCCTTTGTTTAAATAA
- a CDS encoding response regulator, giving the protein MKSRKYIMLIDDNKIDLFVSQQTIHNLGSDIFVSMFSSSVSALRYFENLEGKANSGHDKLPDLVFLDINMPELSGFQLLEKFDTMDLFKKNNIEIVILSSSRNDSDIEKSKKSGLCSSYITKPLTKDKLEKLLFEATQLQKELKK; this is encoded by the coding sequence ATGAAGTCAAGAAAGTACATAATGCTCATTGATGATAACAAAATCGACCTGTTTGTGAGTCAGCAAACTATTCATAACCTGGGGAGTGACATTTTTGTGAGCATGTTCTCAAGTTCAGTATCGGCTTTGCGATACTTCGAGAACCTGGAGGGTAAAGCGAATTCAGGCCATGACAAGCTTCCCGATCTTGTGTTCCTCGATATCAATATGCCCGAATTAAGCGGGTTTCAATTACTCGAAAAGTTCGATACGATGGATTTGTTTAAGAAAAATAACATTGAAATAGTGATCCTCTCTTCGTCTAGGAACGATTCGGATATAGAGAAAAGTAAGAAAAGTGGTTTGTGTTCCAGTTATATCACAAAGCCACTAACAAAAGATAAGTTAGAAAAACTATTATTTGAGGCTACTCAGCTTCAGAAAGAATTAAAGAAATGA
- a CDS encoding M48 family metalloprotease encodes MKKLILLFVLISYFNIHAQYWTSPDGITEIASTSINDIAIAKFDSKGNPIIIYNPIIANKLGAEVSAFFRAHEYGHHYLGHVLNQNHPNPNIRLWLTRNAESEADAYAVRYHISMNNINVLKKTYNTFMNQNHPGDRTHLPSRIRAQNIASLYFNITGNQL; translated from the coding sequence ATGAAAAAATTAATACTTCTATTTGTTTTAATATCTTATTTTAATATTCATGCGCAATATTGGACATCTCCTGATGGAATAACTGAAATTGCAAGTACTTCTATTAATGACATAGCTATTGCCAAATTTGATAGCAAAGGGAATCCAATTATCATTTATAACCCTATAATTGCGAATAAATTAGGTGCTGAAGTATCTGCGTTTTTTAGAGCTCACGAATACGGGCATCATTATTTAGGTCACGTTTTAAACCAAAACCATCCTAACCCTAATATCCGATTATGGCTTACACGAAATGCAGAGAGTGAAGCAGATGCCTACGCTGTTAGATATCATATTAGTATGAATAATATTAATGTCCTTAAAAAAACATATAATACTTTTATGAATCAGAATCACCCAGGAGATCGCACTCATCTACCGTCAAGGATAAGGGCACAAAATATAGCATCTCTTTATTTTAATATTACAGGTAATCAACTTTAA
- a CDS encoding sensor histidine kinase produces MNHQLKELQTKYQAILKSGNIAMIVVANTRGKITEWNSSAEYTFGYSAPEVLGRPLTMLLDAEDENKSIKKLYQSVRTVNKNGAGEIVELNGLTKAGKRFPLELEIRKCKAGPDTYYSAIMVDISRRKSLEKDLDNKSRELDLLLYRCAHDLKAPFSSAEGLINLLKEESISSSALALIRMLETSLEKGKQLLDDLALVSIISENNRAIGEIDFNMILQDAFASLREYDDFELVKFNVDIKTDHIFYSNSQLLTSLVKNLLQYAINYSHLDCGEQDCIIRLKIWTTKTTAKIEVDYKSVTLADLETHKIFDLNQFVNDYSMSCAGLGIYVLKNIVDILQGRIKVRRDDISTTRVKIKLPNSLVTTTGL; encoded by the coding sequence ATGAATCATCAGTTAAAAGAATTGCAAACCAAATACCAGGCGATACTTAAATCTGGTAATATTGCGATGATCGTTGTGGCCAATACCAGAGGTAAGATTACCGAATGGAATTCCAGTGCCGAATATACCTTCGGCTATTCGGCGCCTGAAGTATTGGGGCGACCCCTCACAATGTTATTAGATGCAGAAGACGAAAATAAGTCTATAAAGAAGTTGTATCAGTCGGTTAGAACCGTAAATAAAAATGGTGCCGGGGAAATTGTAGAGTTAAACGGACTTACCAAAGCGGGCAAGAGATTTCCTTTAGAATTAGAAATACGAAAGTGCAAAGCAGGTCCAGACACCTATTACAGCGCGATTATGGTAGACATATCACGGCGCAAAAGTCTTGAAAAAGATCTGGACAACAAATCGCGGGAATTGGACTTGTTGTTATATCGATGTGCTCACGATCTAAAAGCCCCTTTTAGCTCTGCTGAAGGCTTGATCAACCTACTTAAAGAAGAATCTATTAGCAGCAGTGCCCTAGCTCTAATAAGGATGTTGGAAACTAGTTTGGAAAAAGGAAAACAACTTCTGGATGACCTGGCGCTTGTTTCGATCATATCCGAAAATAATCGCGCAATTGGTGAAATAGACTTCAACATGATCTTGCAGGATGCTTTTGCTTCCCTACGGGAATATGACGATTTCGAGTTGGTGAAATTTAATGTGGATATTAAGACAGACCACATATTTTATAGTAATTCGCAGCTACTCACTTCCCTTGTAAAAAATCTATTGCAATACGCCATTAATTATAGTCATTTAGATTGTGGTGAACAAGATTGTATCATAAGGTTGAAGATATGGACAACCAAAACCACGGCAAAAATTGAAGTGGATTATAAGTCGGTTACACTGGCCGATTTAGAAACGCATAAAATTTTCGATCTCAATCAGTTTGTGAACGATTACAGTATGTCCTGTGCCGGGCTGGGAATTTATGTCTTAAAAAATATTGTGGATATCCTACAAGGCAGAATAAAAGTAAGAAGGGATGATATTTCGACCACCAGGGTTAAAATAAAACTGCCTAATTCTCTTGTAACAACCACCGGCTTATGA
- a CDS encoding ferritin-like domain-containing protein yields the protein MKTTREIAKENIHDNVVDSLQDILERNYDAEAGYKKAMEHAKSDYLKQFLKDRAVQRSHFATEIDREIRRLNEEPVDSGSTKAALHRSWMDVKNFVSSSTDEALLEECIRGEKASVNTYENVLENQNFTPETTSMLNKQLMRVKNSLNEVKRLEDIEETVNS from the coding sequence ATGAAAACGACTAGAGAGATTGCAAAGGAAAACATTCATGATAACGTTGTAGATAGTCTACAAGACATACTGGAAAGAAACTACGATGCCGAGGCCGGATATAAGAAGGCGATGGAGCATGCAAAAAGCGATTATTTGAAACAATTTCTGAAAGATCGCGCCGTTCAGCGAAGTCATTTTGCCACAGAGATCGATCGTGAGATAAGAAGATTGAATGAGGAACCGGTAGATAGTGGAAGTACTAAAGCCGCCTTACACAGAAGCTGGATGGATGTGAAGAATTTTGTAAGCAGCTCAACAGATGAAGCCTTACTCGAAGAGTGCATCCGCGGTGAAAAAGCCAGCGTGAATACATATGAGAATGTTCTTGAAAATCAGAATTTCACTCCTGAAACCACCAGTATGCTGAACAAGCAGCTAATGCGAGTGAAGAACAGCTTAAATGAAGTGAAGCGCCTGGAGGACATCGAAGAAACCGTGAACTCCTAG